A genomic window from Synechococcus sp. HK05 includes:
- a CDS encoding photosystem I reaction center subunit XI — protein sequence MTVTPVADPCVGNLATPVNSSYFSRAFLNALPAYRPSLSPNRRGLEVGMAHGFFLYGPFTICGPLRATEYASTAGLLAAVGLVSILTVCLSIYGTAGRGPNVQPADATIDNPPADLFTKAGWAEFASGFWLGGCGGAAFAWFLAGTTIVAPLVKIAGGVWSVG from the coding sequence ATGACCGTGACCCCCGTCGCCGACCCCTGCGTCGGCAATCTGGCCACTCCCGTCAACAGCAGCTACTTCAGCCGCGCCTTTCTGAACGCGCTGCCGGCCTATCGCCCCTCCCTCTCTCCCAACCGCCGCGGTTTGGAAGTGGGCATGGCCCATGGCTTCTTCCTCTACGGCCCCTTCACCATCTGCGGTCCTCTGCGTGCCACCGAGTACGCCAGCACTGCCGGGCTCCTGGCCGCTGTGGGCCTGGTGTCGATCCTCACCGTCTGCCTCTCGATCTACGGCACCGCCGGCCGCGGCCCCAACGTGCAGCCCGCGGACGCCACCATCGACAACCCCCCCGCTGATCTGTTCACCAAAGCCGGCTGGGCTGAGTTCGCCAGCGGCTTCTGGCTGGGTGGCTGCGGTGGCGCCGCTTTCGCTTGGTTCCTCGCCGGCACCACCATCGTGGCTCCGCTGGTGAAGATCGCCGGTGGTGTGTGGAGCGTGGGCTGA
- a CDS encoding response regulator transcription factor, with protein MTELPGKAISILVADDDPNIASLIAMECEEEGYQVEVVADGQQAILRLREGAFSLAILDWDMPMMSGYDVCKRIRDKGGRIPVLMVTAKDEVDDRIKALDAGADDYLCKPFNVRELLARVRALVRRASVDQNGGDHLTFESLQVIRSEHRCVIDAREVHLTVREFDLLAALMDRPGQVFSRARLIEKVWGEDYFGDESVVDTYIKYLRAKLDKTAAQGLIQTVRGVGFTLRRA; from the coding sequence ATGACTGAATTACCTGGCAAGGCTATCTCGATTCTTGTGGCTGACGACGATCCGAATATCGCTAGCTTAATTGCGATGGAATGTGAGGAGGAGGGGTATCAAGTTGAGGTTGTCGCCGATGGTCAGCAAGCCATTTTAAGGCTGCGAGAAGGAGCGTTTTCCTTGGCCATTCTGGATTGGGATATGCCGATGATGTCTGGCTATGATGTTTGTAAGCGTATACGAGATAAGGGTGGCAGAATCCCTGTGTTGATGGTGACCGCTAAGGATGAAGTAGATGACAGGATTAAGGCGCTGGACGCCGGTGCTGACGACTACTTGTGTAAGCCCTTCAATGTTAGAGAGCTTCTCGCCCGAGTTCGTGCGCTCGTACGTCGTGCAAGTGTTGATCAGAATGGTGGAGATCACCTCACATTTGAATCGTTACAGGTTATTCGCTCTGAGCATCGTTGTGTTATTGATGCCCGTGAGGTTCACTTGACTGTGCGCGAGTTTGATTTGCTGGCTGCTTTGATGGATCGCCCGGGGCAGGTTTTTAGCCGTGCTCGCCTTATTGAGAAGGTGTGGGGTGAGGATTACTTTGGTGATGAGTCTGTTGTTGATACCTATATTAAATATCTCAGGGCAAAGCTCGATAAAACAGCCGCCCAGGGACTCATTCAGACGGTTAGGGGTGTTGGTTTCACTCTGCGTAGGGCTTGA
- a CDS encoding photosystem I reaction center subunit VIII — MTGDFVAAWMPSVFVPLVGILAPAVAMALLFNVIEARD; from the coding sequence ATGACCGGAGACTTCGTCGCCGCCTGGATGCCCTCGGTATTCGTGCCCCTTGTCGGGATCCTGGCTCCTGCGGTGGCCATGGCCCTGCTGTTCAACGTGATCGAAGCCCGCGACTGA
- a CDS encoding C40 family peptidase, whose translation MTRLGRLAEGTPVALELLHPGSCWRLTAPVNLTSHWLGPGLATQAAAGRVLSVLEPLRPGKARLRVRLLEDGYPGWLDPQQLLGHAQACRPPQPRLLDPSQIEAALPAVSAFAHQAHLQPNHYLWGGTLGPDFDCSGLIQAAFASAGIWLPRDAYQQERFCQPVALAPGCYSLLRPGDLIFFGRPQRCTHVALYVGGGRYLHSSGREHGRNGIGLDGLDPHIDDPVSVHYRLELRGAGRVVRCHDGTPLP comes from the coding sequence ATGACGAGATTAGGCAGATTGGCCGAGGGCACACCAGTGGCGCTGGAGCTACTGCATCCGGGCAGCTGCTGGCGCCTCACCGCCCCGGTCAACCTCACCAGCCACTGGCTGGGCCCCGGGTTGGCCACCCAAGCCGCCGCCGGTCGTGTTCTCAGCGTGCTCGAGCCTTTGCGGCCCGGAAAGGCCCGCCTCCGGGTGCGCCTCCTGGAAGACGGCTATCCCGGTTGGCTCGATCCCCAACAGCTTTTGGGTCATGCCCAGGCCTGCCGGCCGCCGCAGCCCCGCTTGCTTGATCCCAGCCAGATCGAGGCCGCGCTGCCGGCCGTGTCGGCCTTTGCCCATCAGGCCCATCTCCAGCCCAATCACTATTTATGGGGCGGCACCCTGGGTCCCGATTTCGATTGCTCCGGCTTGATCCAGGCCGCCTTCGCCAGTGCAGGCATCTGGCTGCCCCGCGATGCCTATCAGCAGGAGCGCTTCTGCCAGCCGGTGGCGCTGGCGCCCGGTTGCTACAGCCTGCTGCGCCCCGGTGATCTGATCTTTTTTGGGCGGCCCCAGCGCTGCACCCATGTGGCGCTTTACGTGGGTGGTGGTCGTTATCTGCACAGCAGCGGCCGCGAGCATGGCCGCAACGGCATTGGTCTTGATGGGCTCGATCCCCACATCGATGATCCGGTGAGCGTGCACTACCGGCTTGAGTTGCGCGGTGCCGGCCGCGTTGTCCGTTGCCATGACGGCACACCCTTGCCCTGA
- a CDS encoding cell wall metabolism sensor histidine kinase WalK codes for MNLRRKSLYRTLAQWISVAVIASAIGEFLVSQRLSDRIDNLTLQHEATQVLKGFSSELQERWGANTNGVDGGEEVKAELQRLVDSAYTSSHVTPLLIASEGLFLPRGASGDVDLARAKLIIRELKNDDDQYVVNLSTRGPALAAASMPIPLPGLQDGQANLVLLMRWPLLQSLRELQWSALLLKLLTLVVVVGVSSVLLYVLLGPLRRLSAKAKTLRGENLLESRLDPGDSPKEIRELIISYNQAIERLDHEYQQQQLFASVVSHEFKTPLTVISGFIDSVLLRSEALTERDRKKLDIAKNETHRLNRLVSDLLDLSRYDHDRLKLLNVAFSPAVAMRDVFSVLVNAEPGRIRMDAEAEAEHWRALGDPGRYSQVIANLAENALKYSPPSAPVTLRLKKVGSTLVSEVEDRGPGITPADQPKIFDRFYRAEAHRGLTQKPSSGLGLSIVKAMVDSMGGRVGVASKPGHGSKFWVELDMIAENSSCHD; via the coding sequence ATGAATCTGCGGCGGAAATCGCTTTATCGAACGCTAGCTCAATGGATTTCCGTTGCAGTCATTGCTTCCGCGATTGGAGAATTTCTTGTTTCTCAGCGGCTTAGCGACAGGATCGATAACCTCACGCTGCAACACGAAGCAACCCAGGTTCTCAAGGGGTTCTCGTCTGAGCTTCAAGAGCGATGGGGTGCGAATACAAATGGAGTGGATGGAGGAGAGGAGGTTAAAGCAGAATTGCAGCGTCTAGTTGATAGTGCCTACACAAGCTCGCACGTTACGCCCCTTCTGATAGCTTCTGAGGGACTGTTCTTGCCCCGAGGTGCCAGTGGGGATGTCGATCTAGCAAGGGCAAAACTGATTATTCGCGAGTTGAAAAATGATGATGATCAATATGTCGTGAACTTATCGACACGCGGACCGGCTCTCGCTGCCGCCTCGATGCCAATCCCATTGCCAGGCCTGCAGGACGGCCAGGCCAATCTCGTGTTGCTCATGCGTTGGCCGCTGCTGCAAAGTCTGCGGGAACTGCAGTGGTCTGCATTGCTGCTGAAATTGCTCACTCTTGTCGTTGTTGTCGGTGTGAGTAGTGTTCTCTTGTATGTATTGCTGGGTCCCTTGAGGAGGCTCAGTGCTAAGGCTAAAACTCTTAGAGGCGAAAATCTGCTTGAGAGCCGCCTTGATCCTGGTGATTCGCCGAAAGAGATTAGGGAATTGATTATTTCTTATAATCAGGCTATCGAGAGGCTAGATCATGAGTATCAGCAGCAGCAGCTGTTCGCTTCAGTTGTTTCTCATGAATTCAAGACGCCTCTCACAGTGATCAGTGGGTTCATTGACTCGGTGCTTCTTCGCTCAGAAGCTCTCACCGAAAGAGATAGAAAAAAGCTTGATATTGCTAAAAATGAAACCCATCGCCTGAACCGCCTCGTGAGCGATCTCCTCGATCTGAGTCGGTACGACCATGATCGACTCAAGCTCCTTAATGTTGCTTTTTCGCCAGCAGTGGCGATGAGAGATGTGTTTTCAGTACTTGTTAATGCTGAGCCAGGCAGAATCCGGATGGATGCTGAGGCTGAAGCTGAACATTGGAGGGCGCTGGGGGATCCTGGTCGATATTCTCAGGTTATTGCTAATCTTGCTGAAAATGCCTTGAAGTATTCTCCGCCCTCTGCACCTGTCACCCTCAGGTTGAAGAAAGTTGGTTCTACGCTCGTTTCGGAGGTTGAAGATCGGGGCCCTGGCATCACTCCAGCCGATCAACCCAAGATCTTTGATCGGTTTTATAGGGCTGAAGCACACCGAGGTTTAACTCAGAAGCCAAGCTCGGGCCTTGGTTTGTCGATTGTGAAGGCGATGGTGGATAGTATGGGAGGAAGGGTCGGCGTGGCTTCGAAGCCCGGTCATGGAAGCAAATTCTGGGTAGAACTTGATATGATTGCTGAAAATTCTTCGTGTCATGACTGA
- a CDS encoding serine hydrolase, translated as MAFYCPDGAMAQQLEATIAALEADGRPGLKNQLSITWLRYSDSLIDSASSRSDLEGFWADQPRGASWQGNQARYPASVVKLLYLVAAETWLQRQLIDDTPELRRALADMIRDSSNDATGLVLDLLTGTTSGPCLPEAAMASWALRRELVNQWCAQLGWSEWSGCNASQKTWGDGPYGRERQFYGVELENRNRLNTDLCARLLHAVMAGALVSPPACSRMRTLLHRSLDAAARAADPENQVDGFLGAGLPETARLWSKAGWMSQARHDAAYMEVEDCSPTLIVAFTEGTERAQDDTLLPELCRQLISPLGR; from the coding sequence ATGGCGTTCTACTGCCCGGATGGGGCGATGGCCCAACAGCTTGAGGCCACCATCGCAGCCCTGGAAGCCGATGGACGGCCGGGCCTCAAAAACCAGCTCTCGATTACCTGGCTGCGCTACAGCGATTCCCTGATCGACAGCGCTTCCTCGCGCAGCGATCTGGAGGGCTTCTGGGCGGATCAACCGCGCGGCGCCAGCTGGCAAGGGAATCAGGCGCGCTATCCCGCCAGCGTGGTGAAACTGCTGTATCTGGTGGCGGCCGAAACCTGGCTGCAGCGCCAGCTGATCGACGACACCCCGGAGCTGCGCCGCGCCCTGGCGGACATGATTCGCGACTCCAGCAACGACGCCACTGGGCTTGTGCTGGATCTGCTCACGGGCACCACCAGCGGACCGTGCTTGCCGGAAGCAGCCATGGCGAGCTGGGCGCTGCGCCGTGAGCTGGTGAATCAATGGTGCGCGCAGCTGGGCTGGAGCGAGTGGAGCGGCTGCAATGCAAGCCAGAAAACCTGGGGTGACGGGCCATACGGCCGTGAGCGCCAGTTCTATGGCGTGGAGCTGGAGAACCGCAACCGCCTCAACACCGATCTCTGCGCCCGGCTGCTGCATGCCGTGATGGCCGGTGCTCTGGTGTCGCCGCCTGCCTGCAGCCGGATGCGCACCCTGCTCCATCGCAGCCTGGATGCTGCTGCGCGCGCCGCCGACCCCGAAAACCAGGTGGATGGCTTCCTTGGCGCTGGCCTACCGGAAACGGCACGGCTGTGGAGCAAGGCTGGCTGGATGAGCCAGGCACGCCACGATGCGGCCTACATGGAAGTTGAAGACTGCTCGCCAACCCTGATCGTGGCCTTCACTGAAGGAACAGAACGCGCCCAGGACGACACCCTGCTGCCAGAACTCTGCCGGCAACTGATCAGCCCCCTAGGGAGATAA
- a CDS encoding glycosyltransferase family 2 protein, which yields MSPSVAPELSIVVPLFNEEESLPLLVVKLLEALRPLGRSFELVLVDDGSSDATAAVLRELASTTPELVAVLLRRNYGQTPAMSAGFDASRGGVIITLDGDLQNDPADIPMLLEQLEQGYDLVSGWRHQRQDHAVSRLLPSKIANRLIARVTGVQLHDYGCSLKAYRRELVEDMNLYGELHRFLPALAFIEGARISEVKVNHNARQFGQSKYGIDRTFRVLMDLLTVWFMKRFLTRPMYVFGFGGLVGIAIGSVLSAYLLVEKLMGAEIGNRPLLLVAVLALIAGVQLFCFGLLAELQMRTYHESQGRPIYRVRETLRGGLAAAS from the coding sequence GTGAGCCCAAGCGTTGCCCCCGAGCTCTCGATCGTGGTGCCTCTGTTCAATGAGGAAGAGAGCCTGCCGCTGCTGGTGGTGAAGTTGCTCGAAGCCCTGCGGCCCTTAGGCCGCAGCTTTGAGTTGGTGCTGGTCGACGACGGCTCCAGCGATGCCACCGCTGCCGTGCTGCGGGAGCTGGCGAGCACCACACCTGAGCTGGTGGCGGTGCTGCTGCGGCGCAATTACGGCCAGACGCCGGCCATGTCGGCGGGGTTTGATGCCAGCCGTGGAGGCGTGATCATCACCCTTGATGGCGATCTGCAAAACGACCCAGCCGATATCCCGATGCTGCTCGAGCAGCTCGAGCAGGGCTACGACCTGGTGAGCGGCTGGCGCCACCAGCGTCAGGACCATGCCGTGAGCCGTTTGCTGCCCAGCAAGATCGCCAACCGCCTGATCGCCCGGGTGACGGGCGTGCAGCTGCACGACTACGGCTGCTCGCTCAAGGCCTACCGGCGCGAGCTGGTGGAAGACATGAACCTCTACGGCGAGCTGCATCGCTTCCTGCCGGCGCTCGCCTTTATCGAGGGCGCTCGCATCAGTGAGGTGAAGGTGAACCACAACGCCCGCCAATTCGGGCAGAGCAAATACGGCATCGATCGCACCTTCCGGGTGCTGATGGATCTGCTCACCGTGTGGTTTATGAAGCGCTTCCTCACCCGGCCGATGTATGTGTTCGGTTTTGGCGGGCTGGTGGGAATCGCCATCGGCTCGGTGCTCAGCGCCTATCTGCTTGTGGAGAAGCTGATGGGCGCTGAGATCGGCAACCGCCCACTACTCCTGGTGGCGGTGCTGGCGCTGATCGCGGGGGTGCAGCTGTTTTGCTTCGGCCTGCTGGCGGAGCTGCAGATGCGCACGTATCACGAAAGCCAGGGCCGCCCGATCTACCGGGTGCGTGAAACGTTGCGCGGTGGCTTGGCGGCGGCGAGCTGA
- a CDS encoding peptidase domain-containing ABC transporter, protein MAERFSSAQRFQVQEELIAAANTLSGLESSSRFVASSIARDSDYARQLIAYLRHYFGLESDQPIALSDSFDELLLANDIFYRRVSLAKDRASWQSNPVLVGGINGDATYILDSTRRAIALVDASNYSRTAYRSLEELAEHVEPSGYELYPLLPDADTTLKALLSFVFPAIRGDLLKSLALSVLLIGFALISPLITGQVIGDVVPSGDMRWVASVFFIGIILAFYQAAFSCLQSFYSSRIEIQLNLRLEPALYRKVLSLPISFIDKYSTGDLSTRISSITAIVKTIASQCLTTVLNSLSLIGYGGMMLYLDAGLSAPLFVYILISSIIQVLLVRRQIKFYKKSIPLGSENYDLTLETLSSVAQIRVAGSEPFMLQRWYFSLMNVLRLDMQAARLSDWNSAISGILQTLGTVIIYIVIVRRLLASPTLEAASIGLATFVVFTNAYSGFANAFLSLVSLINTVTGSLLVEVDRAMPLLRQPSEATAYFGSNKIVINGAIEFSDVSFSYPGSVGPRLFQDLSFQLRPGKFNVIFGPSGSGKSTIISMILGFALPDQGMISIDGVPLHSIDIRHYRAQIGAVLQQSELTSGSILDAVTGGLDIPDETVWRTLQMVNIAEEVDRMPMKLQTILSEGSTVISGGQRQRLCIARALLNGPRLLLEDEATSALDAHSQSVIIRNLRDRDITRVVVAHRIATIRDCDHMVVINQGKVEACGGFDECLASSSFLQAATRAL, encoded by the coding sequence ATGGCTGAGCGCTTCAGTTCTGCTCAACGCTTTCAAGTGCAGGAGGAGTTGATTGCTGCAGCCAATACTCTGTCAGGGCTGGAGTCGAGTTCTCGATTCGTAGCATCATCGATTGCTAGGGATTCAGACTATGCTCGTCAACTCATCGCTTATCTCCGTCATTATTTTGGCCTAGAGAGCGATCAACCCATCGCTCTATCAGATTCATTCGATGAGCTTCTACTGGCCAATGATATTTTTTATCGCCGTGTAAGCCTTGCCAAGGATCGTGCTTCTTGGCAGTCTAACCCCGTTCTTGTTGGTGGGATCAATGGTGATGCCACCTATATACTTGATAGCACGCGCCGTGCGATTGCCCTCGTTGATGCATCCAATTATTCTCGCACGGCTTATCGGTCTCTCGAAGAACTTGCCGAGCATGTTGAGCCAAGTGGCTATGAGCTCTATCCGCTTCTTCCGGATGCTGATACAACACTGAAAGCACTTCTTTCTTTTGTTTTTCCTGCTATTCGTGGCGACCTGCTTAAGTCTTTAGCGCTTTCAGTATTGCTCATTGGGTTTGCATTAATCTCTCCTCTGATCACAGGCCAAGTGATTGGAGATGTGGTTCCCAGTGGGGATATGCGCTGGGTTGCCTCGGTTTTCTTTATTGGCATTATCCTCGCGTTCTATCAAGCTGCTTTCAGTTGCCTTCAATCTTTTTATTCCTCGCGGATCGAAATCCAGCTCAACTTAAGGTTGGAGCCTGCCTTGTATCGGAAGGTGTTGTCTCTTCCGATTTCATTTATCGACAAGTATTCCACCGGTGATCTGAGTACGAGGATCTCCTCAATTACGGCAATTGTGAAAACGATTGCGTCCCAGTGCCTCACCACAGTGCTCAATTCATTGTCGCTCATTGGCTATGGCGGCATGATGCTTTATCTTGACGCGGGCCTAAGCGCTCCTTTATTTGTTTATATCCTCATCAGTTCTATTATTCAGGTTCTGCTTGTGCGGCGGCAAATCAAGTTTTACAAGAAGTCCATCCCTCTTGGTTCTGAAAACTACGATCTAACGCTTGAAACGCTGTCTTCTGTTGCGCAGATCCGAGTGGCGGGTAGCGAGCCTTTCATGCTTCAGCGCTGGTATTTCAGCTTGATGAATGTGCTTCGCCTTGATATGCAAGCTGCCAGGCTTTCAGACTGGAACTCAGCCATCTCCGGCATCCTTCAAACGCTCGGCACAGTGATTATCTATATCGTGATTGTGCGCCGTTTGCTGGCGTCCCCCACTCTCGAAGCGGCATCGATTGGTCTCGCAACTTTTGTGGTGTTTACGAATGCCTATTCAGGTTTTGCGAACGCCTTCCTTTCGCTTGTCTCGTTGATTAACACGGTAACGGGTTCTTTGCTGGTAGAGGTTGATCGTGCCATGCCTCTTCTTAGGCAGCCCTCTGAGGCCACCGCTTACTTCGGAAGCAACAAGATTGTGATCAATGGGGCGATTGAATTTTCAGATGTGTCGTTCTCGTATCCAGGTTCGGTTGGACCTCGTCTCTTTCAAGATCTGAGCTTTCAGCTAAGGCCTGGCAAGTTTAATGTGATTTTTGGCCCTAGTGGATCTGGTAAGTCAACCATCATTTCTATGATCCTTGGCTTTGCTTTGCCAGATCAGGGAATGATCAGTATCGACGGAGTGCCTCTTCATTCCATCGATATCCGACATTACCGTGCCCAAATAGGTGCTGTGCTTCAGCAGTCTGAATTAACATCGGGTTCCATTCTTGATGCTGTCACGGGCGGGTTGGATATCCCGGATGAAACAGTGTGGCGTACGTTGCAGATGGTTAATATTGCAGAGGAGGTGGATCGCATGCCGATGAAGTTGCAAACCATCTTGTCGGAGGGATCCACTGTGATTTCGGGTGGTCAGCGGCAGCGTCTGTGCATCGCGCGTGCTTTGCTCAATGGCCCACGCCTACTGCTTGAGGATGAGGCAACAAGTGCCCTCGATGCCCATTCTCAATCCGTGATTATTCGCAATCTTCGTGATCGCGATATCACGAGAGTTGTGGTGGCTCACCGCATTGCCACCATCCGTGATTGTGATCATATGGTTGTCATCAATCAGGGGAAGGTGGAGGCTTGTGGCGGTTTCGATGAATGCCTGGCATCGTCGAGCTTCCTGCAGGCGGCAACGCGTGCGCTTTGA
- a CDS encoding DUF819 family protein, with product MLLSLLLILAITALGWWLAQATAAGRQLGTTMLVLLLGLLVSNISGLKPAPAAAAWVNGPLTSLAIALLLLAVDLRRLWPEARRLLVPFGLAVLSTVAAVVLGGWLLQPLLGAGRGVLAGVFTATFTGGSLNFVSVARALQPPEALLAAATTADYVVFAAWFAVSLWLGRRGQRPAPATASPQSVPLEAAAGWWQGLVWGVSVLLLANGLTAALQRLWPALPGILVLTTLTLLAAQLPGTSSRRGCYGLGLLLIQPFFTVMGLSSLVAGLLGDGLPVLVYAALIVSLQAVAVLLLRRWRGWGMTETLVASQASIGGPSTALALATALGRAELALPAVAIGLLGYLLGTYLGLLAAFLLAS from the coding sequence ATGCTGCTTTCGCTGTTGCTGATCCTGGCGATCACAGCCTTGGGGTGGTGGCTGGCTCAGGCCACCGCTGCAGGCCGCCAGCTCGGCACCACGATGCTGGTGCTGCTGCTCGGCTTGCTGGTGAGCAACATCAGCGGCCTCAAGCCCGCGCCTGCGGCCGCGGCGTGGGTGAACGGGCCGCTCACGTCTTTGGCGATTGCCCTGTTGCTGTTGGCGGTGGATCTCCGGCGCCTCTGGCCGGAAGCACGCCGCCTGCTCGTGCCGTTTGGGCTGGCGGTGCTCAGCACCGTTGCTGCGGTGGTGCTGGGTGGTTGGTTGCTGCAGCCGCTGCTCGGGGCAGGCCGGGGTGTGTTGGCAGGGGTGTTTACCGCCACCTTCACCGGTGGGAGCCTTAATTTTGTATCGGTGGCGCGGGCACTCCAGCCCCCCGAGGCGCTCCTGGCGGCGGCAACCACGGCCGATTACGTGGTGTTCGCCGCCTGGTTTGCCGTGAGTTTGTGGCTTGGGCGCCGCGGCCAGCGGCCTGCTCCCGCTACTGCCTCTCCCCAAAGCGTGCCGCTGGAGGCGGCCGCCGGCTGGTGGCAGGGCCTGGTGTGGGGGGTATCGGTGCTGCTGCTGGCCAATGGGCTCACGGCTGCGTTGCAACGGCTCTGGCCCGCCCTGCCCGGCATCCTGGTTCTCACCACGCTCACCCTCCTGGCAGCGCAGCTGCCAGGAACCAGCAGCCGGCGCGGTTGCTACGGGCTTGGGCTGCTGTTGATTCAACCCTTCTTCACGGTGATGGGCCTCAGTTCGCTGGTGGCGGGGCTGCTCGGCGACGGCCTGCCGGTGTTGGTCTATGCCGCCTTGATCGTGAGCTTGCAGGCGGTCGCTGTGTTGTTGCTGCGCCGCTGGCGCGGTTGGGGCATGACGGAAACCCTCGTGGCCTCTCAGGCTTCGATCGGTGGCCCCAGCACCGCCCTGGCACTGGCCACGGCTCTCGGGCGAGCCGAGCTGGCGCTCCCGGCTGTGGCCATCGGCTTGCTGGGCTACCTGCTTGGCACTTACCTGGGTTTGCTGGCGGCCTTCCTGCTGGCTTCTTAA